From the Bombus huntii isolate Logan2020A chromosome 4, iyBomHunt1.1, whole genome shotgun sequence genome, the window AGAAGTGGACATAGAATAGTCTGTGATCAtaagaatttatattcttatGGAGGGTTTAATCCCTGTATCCCTGATACTGATCCTGATATGCAAAATGATCAGACATGGATCTCTAGTAAACCACTCTTCAAAGAAGTCTGGAAGTTCAATCTTGTTACACAACAATGGAAACGCTTACCAGGTCAAAATAATATGCCCAATGAGTTGGCATCGAATGCAGTGATTTTAAGGGGCAATGCCTTGATGGTTTATGGTGGAACTGGTGTACCATTTGGTCATAGTTGTAGCAATCATCTGTATGTGTGTAATGTTAATAATGGTAGAATGTACATAGTTCCTGCAAAAGGAGATCTACCTGAACCCCAATATGGACAAGCTTTAATATGTCATGGgtcatatttatatactgtCGGTGGTACTACAGGATACGAATATACTTGTGATATTCATAGATTTGATCTTAGGGCTGGTATTTGGGAGACTGTTTATATATGTTCTGGAAGAGATCAGAGTGAACCTACAGGACGATATAGACACGAATTAGCTTTTGATGGGAAACTTATATATGTTTTGGGAGGAGGAACAGCTACAGAAGCATTTGGTTTTTCGgtatgtaaattttaatataatcgtccaaaataagttttaaatacttgcattaaaattttttaaatacaaattacgTTTAGGAAATCCCTGCTTTTGACCTAGAAACAAATAAATGGATAATATTAAACACATATGGTGATAACGATGATAATACAGTGCCAGAACCTAGACGTTGTCATGGATCTGTGCAATATACAAATGAAAAAACAGGTGTCACATCAGTAGTAATCTCTGGAGGATATAATGGAGATCATGTCTTCTCTGATGTTTGGAGATTAGATTTAAATCTGTTACAATGGACATGTTTAAGGAAATGTATACTTCCATGTCCTGTGTATTTTCATTCTGCAGCTCTTACTCCGGAAGGACGCATGTATACATTTGGTGGTATCGTTAAGGAAAATAATAAGGTTGTTATAACTTTCTTATCTTTTTACTTTAATATATACAGTTTCCTACATTTTCGTGAAAAATCTtattgcaggttgtaaggacAGATGCAGTTCATTCTGTTTGGTTAACAATTCCTAAATTATCAGAAATATGTTGGCAAGCATTAATTCATTACTATCCAGACTTAAGGCACAAGTCACAGGATGAATTGCTTCACATGGGTATACCCTTAAAATTTGTGCAAAGAATTGATTGGTATGATGcataatatttaagaaactcTTTTGATATTTGCTACACATTCAAAGCGTTACCACTCCGACCATTGTTACCAGTTACTTATTGCATGAATATTGTAATTGTTGATCATTATTGCCATAATttatttacgatatttttataaaaaaaggtACATAGTGTGTTGGGCAATTAATACGACAAATATTATCAATGGATCACTTTCTTCAAATTTACTTATATCGTGCAATATTTTACGTATTGAATGAAATTATGCATTATGCATactaaaaatagaagaaaagtTCTTATAAACATATATTCAGAAATGAATACTAATGTcaaaagaatttcaaaatatgtAGCTGTTTAAAACGTATTAGATTGAAATATACTAGAACTAAATCAAATTCTATTTCTCGAAAGAAGCATTTCAGgaaatatgtttatataaattctttttcttgttATGACAAATAGAATCTGCACTCTAAAGTTTTATCTTTATCAAATGCTTTAATACACCTGATATAAcgaaagatatatataatacttttaaaatCTTTTTGTTCCTTCCAAATCTTATTCAGTTATGATTATAAGAATTCTAAGTTTGTGGATCTAGAAATTGTaagtacaattttttatacaaagCTTTATTTATGGAAACAATTGCAGAATCATATTTTCAAATCatgtttctaaattattttttatagtatacatcttattttattattatttacctCGTCGAATTGAATtattcttttcgttttttacTTGAACTTTTAATAAAGCAGGTTCTCATAGCGAACAAAGAATTGTATTGCATGCTATACAAGGTTGCTGGTAAATATGCTCATTAATTTAGTTGTTATATAACATTCACAGCAGATATGCCTATAATACAGcatataaattttcatctCGAACTATGCATACACACACCTTGTTAAAAAACTATgctgttttttctttatttgcaCTATAAAACGCCTGTCAATAAAATTCACTACAtcattgtatgtatatataaatatatatataagcaataattcatataatatacgtatatcttGAAGTGAAAAGGGAAGAATAAGGACATGTAAACAAAGACATCGAAAAATGTTATCTCACTTTAGCTACGATAGTTATTCAGTTCAATATgtcgaaaaataaatttatgtaatacCACAATAGTAccataatatattaatataattgtcGTTTGTCACATATTATTTAGTAGATAAAATTTTCCTTCTGTTTATAATAAACGATTATTGTTTTGCAGAGACAAATTATATGAATTAATGTAATCTACAACGGTTAGAAGCAAATTTTATACATTCACATACAGATCAACAGTACAAATAATACACAAATCTTTAGGCAATATAAGTTTACTCTTTCAGATAACACAGTTTTATTTAGTTCGGCGAAGAAACGATTCCTAAATCTAATTTTTATACgacataatcgaaataattttattcactaCTTCTATTCAGGGAAATTGAATAGCAGAAAGTGCTCCATTGCAAACGACAGCCTTTTTACAATGATATTATTgataagaatattaattacacAATATCTATTTATTATCTGTATCATattacagattattatttttttaataaatataagcTGGCCTGCGGATATGAATAACAGATTAACAGAAATCAgtaacgatataacttatACTTTTTAGTAATATTTTAGTGACATTGCAAGCTAAGTTTCAACATTATGAATGGCAGTTGAATTCAAAGTCTAATACCAAAATTCTCATTGTATTGATTCTCATTTATGCGTTAAGTAAATTATACTTGGACTATGAAATCTGCATAGAAAAGAAGTATCTTAACAATTTCGAAGAGATGTTAGTGATCGAATATCATCGAACATTTAAGataaagaaacgagaaaatttCTTTAGCAAATTGAAATGACTTTATACAGAAGATTCTTCACttccaataaaaaaaaaaaaactaaaatatTGCTTCTCTTTCGGCAGAAAACAATACCATATAGGATGTTGCCTTTCTCTGCATTTGCAGTTTCTCTGAAGCAGAACTCCATATCAAACAGACGATGTATTTGCGTACCAATTTCGGAGTACAAAATAGCTTAAAAGTTACTTTAAGTACGCAGTGCAGAATGCAtctaattattattagtagGCATGACTATTGAAAGAGAACTCGGGGAACAAATGATGGTAAAGAGAAGGATAAATTTCGCGTGAATTTGTATGAAACGCAAAGTAACTCTTGCCTTAAAATTAGATAAGCTAAATGCATTCATATTTGTATGCGATACGTCAATAATTACAAtacagtaaaaaaaaattcttattgACCTTCCATATGAGTGGATCGTATCGGCATGCGAAAAATCACACGAATTACATTTAAGTAGACACAAAGttgtttctcttcttataTTGTTCAATTCTCGGTGCTATTTATCTAAATTTAAGGAGACGCGCGCCATAGGCGAACGTATTAGCAAAGATAGATTGTAAATAGGAAATTGAATACAGTCAAGCTGATACCCTTAATCCTGTTTATTTCTCTTCACACACCCTTTATATTATAACTAATGTACTGAAAATGCTTACGAATTTTATGATCAAAAAGTTTGTGTAAAAAGAATCTTTTCCCTATAGTATGAAATTGTAAATGttgtaattacatatgtaacAGGTGGTTGACAATGCGCAAGTGTATCTGGAAAAGCAATGTAACAAAACActttgtaaaaattatatcgttataaacATCGCATATAGTTGAAGTATCATACTCTACGACTTcatattaaacgaaattacCAAACGAAGTAAGGGTTTTCAGACAGCTGTGCAAAGACTACATTGAAATCTAAATTGGTACATTAACGAAGCAATTAAGATCTCATTTGACGGTCTGGATGTTAATTCCACTTGTTGCCTTTATCTTATTAATAATGACAGTGAAAGTATCTTATAGTACGCGTGTTTGTTTTCGTGCCTTTAAATGCGTGTACACGCGTTCACGATGATCGCAAAACGTCAACGATAAGATATATACTACTTAAGTATTATTACGTCTGCTCATAGAATATCGATAGACTGATAACATTTCTTAATATCTCAATTGTTCTATTAATGATATGAACAGACGCgagaagataaaaaaaagaattcaaaattattatgtcGATGAGATCAAATACGTAAGactatatttctaaatattagaGTTAAACTAGCtagatatataaattaatgtttgtATCTTTTGGTTGTATTCGAACTAACAAAAATACGCAATATCCATCGaagcgaaaataaaatatattttacagacGTACATTgtg encodes:
- the LOC126864925 gene encoding kelch domain-containing protein 10 homolog isoform X2, which codes for MYTFKPFVFIKHEAQSIERPKARSGHRIVCDHKNLYSYGGFNPCIPDTDPDMQNDQTWISSKPLFKEVWKFNLVTQQWKRLPGQNNMPNELASNAVILRGNALMVYGGTGVPFGHSCSNHLYVCNVNNGRMYIVPAKGDLPEPQYGQALICHGSYLYTVGGTTGYEYTCDIHRFDLRAGIWETVYICSGRDQSEPTGRYRHELAFDGKLIYVLGGGTATEAFGFSEIPAFDLETNKWIILNTYGDNDDNTVPEPRRCHGSVQYTNEKTGVTSVVISGGYNGDHVFSDVWRLDLNLLQWTCLRKCILPCPVYFHSAALTPEGRMYTFGGIVKENNKVVRTDAVHSVWLTIPKLSEICWQALIHYYPDLRHKSQDELLHMGIPLKFVQRID
- the LOC126864925 gene encoding kelch domain-containing protein 10 homolog isoform X1 codes for the protein MYTFKPFVFIKHEAQSIERPKARSGHRIVCDHKNLYSYGGFNPCIPDTDPDMQNDQTWISSKPLFKEVWKFNLVTQQWKRLPGQNNMPNELASNAVILRGNALMVYGGTGVPFGHSCSNHLYVCNVNNGRMYIVPAKGDLPEPQYGQALICHGSYLYTVGGTTGYEYTCDIHRFDLRAGIWETVYICSGRDQSEPTGRYRHELAFDGKLIYVLGGGTATEAFGFSEIPAFDLETNKWIILNTYGDNDDNTVPEPRRCHGSVQYTNEKTGVTSVVISGGYNGDHVFSDVWRLDLNLLQWTCLRKCILPCPVYFHSAALTPEGRMYTFGGIVKENNKVVRTDAVHSVWLTIPKLSEICWQALIHYYPDLRHKSQDELLHMGIPLKFVQRIDWYDA